A single Venturia canescens isolate UGA chromosome 1, ASM1945775v1, whole genome shotgun sequence DNA region contains:
- the LOC122405590 gene encoding histone H2B, which translates to MPPKASGKAMKKAGKAQKNITKNDKKKKRKRKESYAIYIYKVLKQVHPDTGVSSKAMSIMNSFVNDIFERIAAEASRLAHYNKRSTITSREIQTAVRLLLPGELAKHAVSEGTKAVTKYTSSK; encoded by the coding sequence ATGCCACCAAAAGCGAGCGgaaaagccatgaagaaagcCGGCAAAGCTCAGAAGAATATaacaaaaaacgataaaaagaagaaacgaaagagaaaggagAGTTATGCCATTTACATCTACAAAGTATTGAAACAAGTACATCCGGACACTGGAGTGTCGAGCAAAGCCATGAGTATCATGAACAGTTTTGTCAACGATATTTTTGAGAGGATCGCTGCCGAAGCATCGAGGCTCGCTCATTATAACAAACGTTCGACCATTACGTCCCGGGAGATTCAGACTGCCGTCAGACTCTTATTACCCGGTGAACTGGCTAAACACGCTGTCAGTGAAGGAACCAAAGCTGTCACGAAATACACGAGCTCCAAGTAA
- the loco gene encoding regulator of G-protein signaling loco isoform X1 produces the protein MHHNRRKKKRVNYGVRAVELVRGAKGFGFTISGQQPCILSCIVQGSPAESAGLRAGDYLVAVNGHNVGKAPHDDVVRLIGHSKGILRLQIAENYYSDSSDEEGLATVRSKPKYSHKPRNSAGSAPQLQCRVAKVVRDLQSGAMFDTSFEHVARAIPQSKIQCSHAGLHHRWNMASALPPPPPPLSHKRDSEKIVHRTVVGYLGTIDIPNQLHPSTMIQVLRKCIKRLKAEKRNPTTVLLTIHVANIKLTNSENRVIAEYPSYRIIFCNSFSDQDKQYFGILTKSVKDNDDIVSNSCHVFTIYYKLIDHAVHASTCNIFGFTCTKTSELNVCQEFPDSCNSLIGAIQTLYITDSVDNDANPYNEAHRHQETASPQPSNISTSTAHSSNSDSGIGFKDDYVSHSERKILPDFPQRRQCPSNLLSRNPRMPVCRGNACSASGSKLTVRALSDSRWSEAPLSRSSKDPEYSNLRATMESARENGTKSWSNEDVACAGVGPFNNVTRRSLRGQSSVRGSSDGGGDIITCPGPSARSVGEQTATSSVDEFASVCPSVETFRTETSIVESRDNYSENSHHRIAMEDSEHGRETSASSDNKLSPKVYNHFSKSLVHSMEDLKPTKAEFSSSFGNSYTNKNEPRPWGSLQEMRNVGGCDSDSCLHGSSESFDKTSNGNGVHTWASGFEKLLEDPKGLQTFAEFLKKEFSHENIYFWAACERYKDTADVNIRRRLACQIYQRHLSTTAAEPVNVDSHASGQITQELLNQAPADLFLQAQKQVFNLMKFDSYPRFLRSDLYRHCLETGSGVVSTEDCDLTLTSSPSIKLKKSHSDAEDRCRKSILPWHRKNRSKSKDRGESEYNKTPSRGETIYKSFTTMKREAEGNNNEDSISISSSRSSLASWDLALRQSFNKHSVSSYDGQTNEKKEVHAKCTGLCRVILPDGSTTVVPTSQTESIKDVVTRLLDKRALRYSNYDVLVLATDELVNLKYPSAVLAGQEVEVVPTKVLKVDLPSRRVITVIGHKGRTLREVLRPRLNKYGFKLDLITIWGEGHPVSLDIPATNAPARLVLTSNSEDFHRDGLKYPEEIPQGQPTLDEITNKVFEELLVGKSTNKYHYSEGSCKSDDQRSEGSSILPSKFFLRDSTIHGKKKSKSKCSNASEKSNSTDCTGEESSRPHPPLIAKWRNGVKLQLPGRFEGDELYEGIKRAQRSRLEDQRGTEINFELPDFLKNKENGKHPEGKKMRRGRLAAPCNEGSSKFYDTTAEKSHPMVTPPRLSNGFVQCENEVNYGSSDPPNKVFDTSLNLDGTLIDGDQTIIENCSRSQNKLTESQSPESQYVTITPTKLSKPPPLPPKPKSLMTSAAKANHILSAKSYPRIVQNSASPPTESRDNKHIF, from the exons ATGCACCATAATAggcgaaagaagaaaagagtgAATTATGGAGTACGCGCTGTGGAATTGGTGCGAGGTGCTAAAGGTTTTGGCTTTACAATTTCTGGCCAACAACCCTGTATCCTGAGTTGTATAGTACAAGGAAGTCCTGCGGAAAGCGCTGGCCTGAGAGCCGGTGATTATTTAGTGGCGGTCAATGGTCACAATGTAGGGAAAGCACCGCATGATGATGTAGTTAGGCTGATAGGCCATTCTAAGGGTATTTTGAGACTACAAATAGCTGAGAACTATTATTCAGATTCCTCAGATGAGGAGGGTTTGGCCACTGTTCGATCTAAGCCAAAGTATTCTCACAAACCAAGAAACTCTGCTGGTTCTGCTCCTCAGTTGCAATGTCGAGTTGCCAAGGTTGTGAGAGATTTACAAAGCGGAGCAATGTTTGACACTTCTTTTGAACATGTTGCAAGGGCAATACCACAAAGCAAAATCCAATGCAGTCATGCCGGTCTTCACCACAGATGGAACATGGCCAGCGCTttgcctcctcctcctcctcctctttctcACAAACgagattctgaaaaaattgtgcacaGAACAGTTGTTGGATATTTGGGCACTATTGATATTCCTAATCAGTTGCATCCGTCTACTATGATACAG GTGTTGAGAAAGTGCATCAAGAGACTGAAAGCAGAAAAGCGTAATCCCACAACGGTGTTATTGACTATTCACGTTGCTAAcataaaattaacaaattcagAGAATCGTGTAATAGCCGAGTATCCGTCGTACAGAATAATATTCTGTAATTCATTCTCCGACCAGGATAAGCAGTATTTCGGTATCCTGACTAAATCAGTAAAGGATAACGATGATATTGTATCAAATTCGTGCCACGTATTCACCATATATTACAAACTCATCGACCATGCAGTGCACGCTAGTACCTGTAACATTTTTGGATTCACCTGCACAAAAACTTCAGAGTTGAACGTTTGTCAAGAATTTCCGGACAGTTGTAACAGTCTTATCGGTGCCATACAAACCCTTTATATCACGGATTCAGTCGACAATGATGCCAATCCTTATAACGAGGCTCACAGGCATCAGGAAACTGCATCTCCGCAACCCAGTAATATCAGCACGTCTACTGCACATTCGAGCAACAGTGATTCTGGTATCGGCTTCAAAGACGATTACGTCAGTCACTCAGAACGCAAAATTCTGCCTGATTTTCCGCAACGTCGACAATGCCCATCGAATTTATTGTCCAGA AATCCTCGGATGCCAGTTTGTCGAGGGAACGCTTGTTCGGCGTCAGGTTCGAAACTGACGGTTCGCGCGCTCTCTGACTCACGCTGGAGCGAGGCTCCGCTCTCGAGGTCATCGAAGGATCCTGAATACTCAAATTTACGGGCAACGATGGAGAGTGCGAGGGAAAATGGAACGAAGAGTTGGAGCAACGAGGATGTGGCTTGCGCAGGGGTTGGACCATTCAATAACGTAACTCGGCGTTCTCTGAGGGGACAAAGTTCGGTACGAGGTAGTAGCGACGGTGGTGGGGATATCATCACCTGTCCCGGACCATCTGCTCGTTCAGTTGGTGAGCAAACGGCTACTTCGTCAGTCGACGAGTTCGCCTCTGTATGCCCGAGCGTTGAAACATTTCGCACCGAAACGTCGATCGTCGAATCGCGGGACAATTATTCTGAAAATTCTCATCACCGTATTGCCATGGAGGACTCTGAACATGGACGGGAAACGTCAGCTTCCAGTGACAACAAACTGAGCCCCAAAGTTTATAATCACTTCTCCAAATCTCTGGTCCACAGTATGGAAGATTTGAAACCCACAAAAGCCgaattttcttcatcatttggTAATTCTTACACGAACAAGAATGAGCCCAGACCTTGGGGAAGCCTTCAAGAAATGAGAAACGTCGGTGgctgcgattctgatagctgTTTG CATGGGAGTTCCGAATCATTCGACAAAACGAGCAATGGGAATGGAGTTCACACATGGGCGTCCGGATTTGAGAAACTTTTGGAGGATCCTAAAGGATTACAAACCTTTGCA gaattcttgaaaaaagaattcagtCACGAGAACATTTACTTCTGGGCAGCTTGTGAAAGATACAAAGACACTGCTGACGTAAACATACGCCGAAGATTGGCGTGTCAAATTTATCAGCGTCACTTGTCGACGACAGCTGCTGAACCTGTGAATGTGGACAGTCATGCTTCCGGTCAGATAACTCAAGAGTTACTCAATCAAGCGCCGGCCGATCTTTTTTTACag gctCAGAAACAAGTGTTCAATCTGATGAAATTCGACAGCTATCCAAGATTCCTGAGATCGGATCTTTACAGGCACTGTTTAGAGACTGGCAGCGGTGTAGTGAGCACAGAAGACTGTGATTTGACACTGACGAGTTCACCGAGTATTAAACTGAAAAAGAGTCATTCCGATGCGGAAGATCGTTgcagaaaatcaattcttcctTGGCATAGAAAGAATCG ATCGAAATCGAAGGATCGTGGCGAGTCGGAGTACAACAAAACGCCGAGTCGCGGTGAGACAATATACAAGAGTTTTACGACAATGAAGAGAGAGGCAGAGGGCAATAACAACGAAGATAGTATATCAATATCGAGTAGCAGATCGTCGTTGGCATCGTGGGATTTAGCATTGAGGCAGTCTTTCAACAAACAC TCAGTGTCGTCTTACGATGGAcaaacgaatgaaaagaaagaagTACATGCCAAGTGTACCGGTTTGTGTCGAGTTATATTGCCGGACGGTTCAACTACGGTCGTCCCGACTAGCCAAACGGAGAGCATTAAAGACGTCGTTACGCGGCTTCTCGATAAACGAGCACTGCGTTACTCTAACTATGACGTTCTAGTACTAGCCACGGACGAG CTGGTTAATCTTAAATATCCATCGGCAGTATTGGCTGGGCAAGAAGTCGAGGTTGTACCTACGAAAGTGTTGAAGGTAGATTTACCTTCGCGACGTGTTATAACTGTGATAGGACACAAAGGTCGGACGTTGAGAGAGGTGCTGAGACCTCGTTTGAACAAATACGGTTTCAAGCTCGATTTGATCACCATATGGGGTGAAGGACATCCGGTTTCGCTCGATATCCCAGCGACAAATGCCCCAGCCCGTCTTGTGCTTACATCAAATAGCGAAG ATTTCCATCGAGATGGTCTCAAGTATCCTGAAGAAATACCCCAAGGTCAACCTACTCTCGACGAAATAACTAACAAAGTATTTGAAGAGCTATTGGTTGGCAAGAGTACAAACAAATATCATTACAGCGAGGGATCGTGCAAG TCCGACGATCAACGCTCCGAAGGATCCTCAATTCTTCCTAGTAAATTTTTCCTTCGTGACTCGACGATTCACGGAAAGAAAAAG AGCAAATCGAAATGCAGCAACGCAAGTGAAAAGAGTAATTCGACTGATTGTACCGGTGAAGAAAGTTCGCGACCTCATCCACCGCTTATCGCAAAATGGCGGAATGGAGTAAAGCTCCAATTACCTGGTCGTTTCGAAGGAGATG AATTGTACGAGGGTATAAAGAGAGCGCAAAGATCAAGACTCGAAGACCAAAGGGGAacagaaataaatttcgagcTTCCAGATTTTTTAAAG aataaagaaaatgggaagcatccggaaggTAAAAAAATGCGACGTGGACGTTTGGCAGCGCCTTGCAACGAAGGTTCCTCGAAGTTTTACGACACCACGGCCGAGAAGTCGCACCCGATGGTGACGCCGCCACGCTTGTCAAACGGATTTGTGCAATGTGAGAATGAGGTGAATTATGGAAGTAGTGATCCACCGAACAAAGTTTTCGATACATCGTTGAATTTGGATGGTACACTCATCGATGGTGATCAAACGATTATCGAAAATTGTTCACGAAGTCAGAACAAATTGACGGAATCGCAGTCACCGGAATCGCAATACGTAACGATAACACCGACGAAATTGTCGAAGCCTCCGCCACTGCCACCCAAACCGAAAAGCCTTATGACCAGTGCTGCGAAAGCAAATCACATATTATCCGCGAAATCGTATCCACGAATTGTTCAAAATAGCGCGTCCCCTCCCACGGAATCACGTGACAACAagcatattttttaa
- the loco gene encoding regulator of G-protein signaling loco isoform X2, producing MHHNRRKKKRVNYGVRAVELVRGAKGFGFTISGQQPCILSCIVQGSPAESAGLRAGDYLVAVNGHNVGKAPHDDVVRLIGHSKGILRLQIAENYYSDSSDEEGLATVRSKPKYSHKPRNSAGSAPQLQCRVAKVVRDLQSGAMFDTSFEHVARAIPQSKIQCSHAGLHHRWNMASALPPPPPPLSHKRDSEKIVHRTVVGYLGTIDIPNQLHPSTMIQVLRKCIKRLKAEKRNPTTVLLTIHVANIKLTNSENRVIAEYPSYRIIFCNSFSDQDKQYFGILTKSVKDNDDIVSNSCHVFTIYYKLIDHAVHASTCNIFGFTCTKTSELNVCQEFPDSCNSLIGAIQTLYITDSVDNDANPYNEAHRHQETASPQPSNISTSTAHSSNSDSGIGFKDDYVSHSERKILPDFPQRRQCPSNLLSRNPRMPVCRGNACSASGSKLTVRALSDSRWSEAPLSRSSKDPEYSNLRATMESARENGTKSWSNEDVACAGVGPFNNVTRRSLRGQSSVRGSSDGGGDIITCPGPSARSVGEQTATSSVDEFASVCPSVETFRTETSIVESRDNYSENSHHRIAMEDSEHGRETSASSDNKLSPKVYNHFSKSLVHSMEDLKPTKAEFSSSFGNSYTNKNEPRPWGSLQEMRNVGGCDSDSCLHGSSESFDKTSNGNGVHTWASGFEKLLEDPKGLQTFAEFLKKEFSHENIYFWAACERYKDTADVNIRRRLACQIYQRHLSTTAAEPVNVDSHASGQITQELLNQAPADLFLQAQKQVFNLMKFDSYPRFLRSDLYRHCLETGSGVVSTEDCDLTLTSSPSIKLKKSHSDAEDRCRKSILPWHRKNRSKSKDRGESEYNKTPSRGETIYKSFTTMKREAEGNNNEDSISISSSRSSLASWDLALRQSFNKHLVNLKYPSAVLAGQEVEVVPTKVLKVDLPSRRVITVIGHKGRTLREVLRPRLNKYGFKLDLITIWGEGHPVSLDIPATNAPARLVLTSNSEDFHRDGLKYPEEIPQGQPTLDEITNKVFEELLVGKSTNKYHYSEGSCKSDDQRSEGSSILPSKFFLRDSTIHGKKKSKSKCSNASEKSNSTDCTGEESSRPHPPLIAKWRNGVKLQLPGRFEGDELYEGIKRAQRSRLEDQRGTEINFELPDFLKNKENGKHPEGKKMRRGRLAAPCNEGSSKFYDTTAEKSHPMVTPPRLSNGFVQCENEVNYGSSDPPNKVFDTSLNLDGTLIDGDQTIIENCSRSQNKLTESQSPESQYVTITPTKLSKPPPLPPKPKSLMTSAAKANHILSAKSYPRIVQNSASPPTESRDNKHIF from the exons ATGCACCATAATAggcgaaagaagaaaagagtgAATTATGGAGTACGCGCTGTGGAATTGGTGCGAGGTGCTAAAGGTTTTGGCTTTACAATTTCTGGCCAACAACCCTGTATCCTGAGTTGTATAGTACAAGGAAGTCCTGCGGAAAGCGCTGGCCTGAGAGCCGGTGATTATTTAGTGGCGGTCAATGGTCACAATGTAGGGAAAGCACCGCATGATGATGTAGTTAGGCTGATAGGCCATTCTAAGGGTATTTTGAGACTACAAATAGCTGAGAACTATTATTCAGATTCCTCAGATGAGGAGGGTTTGGCCACTGTTCGATCTAAGCCAAAGTATTCTCACAAACCAAGAAACTCTGCTGGTTCTGCTCCTCAGTTGCAATGTCGAGTTGCCAAGGTTGTGAGAGATTTACAAAGCGGAGCAATGTTTGACACTTCTTTTGAACATGTTGCAAGGGCAATACCACAAAGCAAAATCCAATGCAGTCATGCCGGTCTTCACCACAGATGGAACATGGCCAGCGCTttgcctcctcctcctcctcctctttctcACAAACgagattctgaaaaaattgtgcacaGAACAGTTGTTGGATATTTGGGCACTATTGATATTCCTAATCAGTTGCATCCGTCTACTATGATACAG GTGTTGAGAAAGTGCATCAAGAGACTGAAAGCAGAAAAGCGTAATCCCACAACGGTGTTATTGACTATTCACGTTGCTAAcataaaattaacaaattcagAGAATCGTGTAATAGCCGAGTATCCGTCGTACAGAATAATATTCTGTAATTCATTCTCCGACCAGGATAAGCAGTATTTCGGTATCCTGACTAAATCAGTAAAGGATAACGATGATATTGTATCAAATTCGTGCCACGTATTCACCATATATTACAAACTCATCGACCATGCAGTGCACGCTAGTACCTGTAACATTTTTGGATTCACCTGCACAAAAACTTCAGAGTTGAACGTTTGTCAAGAATTTCCGGACAGTTGTAACAGTCTTATCGGTGCCATACAAACCCTTTATATCACGGATTCAGTCGACAATGATGCCAATCCTTATAACGAGGCTCACAGGCATCAGGAAACTGCATCTCCGCAACCCAGTAATATCAGCACGTCTACTGCACATTCGAGCAACAGTGATTCTGGTATCGGCTTCAAAGACGATTACGTCAGTCACTCAGAACGCAAAATTCTGCCTGATTTTCCGCAACGTCGACAATGCCCATCGAATTTATTGTCCAGA AATCCTCGGATGCCAGTTTGTCGAGGGAACGCTTGTTCGGCGTCAGGTTCGAAACTGACGGTTCGCGCGCTCTCTGACTCACGCTGGAGCGAGGCTCCGCTCTCGAGGTCATCGAAGGATCCTGAATACTCAAATTTACGGGCAACGATGGAGAGTGCGAGGGAAAATGGAACGAAGAGTTGGAGCAACGAGGATGTGGCTTGCGCAGGGGTTGGACCATTCAATAACGTAACTCGGCGTTCTCTGAGGGGACAAAGTTCGGTACGAGGTAGTAGCGACGGTGGTGGGGATATCATCACCTGTCCCGGACCATCTGCTCGTTCAGTTGGTGAGCAAACGGCTACTTCGTCAGTCGACGAGTTCGCCTCTGTATGCCCGAGCGTTGAAACATTTCGCACCGAAACGTCGATCGTCGAATCGCGGGACAATTATTCTGAAAATTCTCATCACCGTATTGCCATGGAGGACTCTGAACATGGACGGGAAACGTCAGCTTCCAGTGACAACAAACTGAGCCCCAAAGTTTATAATCACTTCTCCAAATCTCTGGTCCACAGTATGGAAGATTTGAAACCCACAAAAGCCgaattttcttcatcatttggTAATTCTTACACGAACAAGAATGAGCCCAGACCTTGGGGAAGCCTTCAAGAAATGAGAAACGTCGGTGgctgcgattctgatagctgTTTG CATGGGAGTTCCGAATCATTCGACAAAACGAGCAATGGGAATGGAGTTCACACATGGGCGTCCGGATTTGAGAAACTTTTGGAGGATCCTAAAGGATTACAAACCTTTGCA gaattcttgaaaaaagaattcagtCACGAGAACATTTACTTCTGGGCAGCTTGTGAAAGATACAAAGACACTGCTGACGTAAACATACGCCGAAGATTGGCGTGTCAAATTTATCAGCGTCACTTGTCGACGACAGCTGCTGAACCTGTGAATGTGGACAGTCATGCTTCCGGTCAGATAACTCAAGAGTTACTCAATCAAGCGCCGGCCGATCTTTTTTTACag gctCAGAAACAAGTGTTCAATCTGATGAAATTCGACAGCTATCCAAGATTCCTGAGATCGGATCTTTACAGGCACTGTTTAGAGACTGGCAGCGGTGTAGTGAGCACAGAAGACTGTGATTTGACACTGACGAGTTCACCGAGTATTAAACTGAAAAAGAGTCATTCCGATGCGGAAGATCGTTgcagaaaatcaattcttcctTGGCATAGAAAGAATCG ATCGAAATCGAAGGATCGTGGCGAGTCGGAGTACAACAAAACGCCGAGTCGCGGTGAGACAATATACAAGAGTTTTACGACAATGAAGAGAGAGGCAGAGGGCAATAACAACGAAGATAGTATATCAATATCGAGTAGCAGATCGTCGTTGGCATCGTGGGATTTAGCATTGAGGCAGTCTTTCAACAAACAC CTGGTTAATCTTAAATATCCATCGGCAGTATTGGCTGGGCAAGAAGTCGAGGTTGTACCTACGAAAGTGTTGAAGGTAGATTTACCTTCGCGACGTGTTATAACTGTGATAGGACACAAAGGTCGGACGTTGAGAGAGGTGCTGAGACCTCGTTTGAACAAATACGGTTTCAAGCTCGATTTGATCACCATATGGGGTGAAGGACATCCGGTTTCGCTCGATATCCCAGCGACAAATGCCCCAGCCCGTCTTGTGCTTACATCAAATAGCGAAG ATTTCCATCGAGATGGTCTCAAGTATCCTGAAGAAATACCCCAAGGTCAACCTACTCTCGACGAAATAACTAACAAAGTATTTGAAGAGCTATTGGTTGGCAAGAGTACAAACAAATATCATTACAGCGAGGGATCGTGCAAG TCCGACGATCAACGCTCCGAAGGATCCTCAATTCTTCCTAGTAAATTTTTCCTTCGTGACTCGACGATTCACGGAAAGAAAAAG AGCAAATCGAAATGCAGCAACGCAAGTGAAAAGAGTAATTCGACTGATTGTACCGGTGAAGAAAGTTCGCGACCTCATCCACCGCTTATCGCAAAATGGCGGAATGGAGTAAAGCTCCAATTACCTGGTCGTTTCGAAGGAGATG AATTGTACGAGGGTATAAAGAGAGCGCAAAGATCAAGACTCGAAGACCAAAGGGGAacagaaataaatttcgagcTTCCAGATTTTTTAAAG aataaagaaaatgggaagcatccggaaggTAAAAAAATGCGACGTGGACGTTTGGCAGCGCCTTGCAACGAAGGTTCCTCGAAGTTTTACGACACCACGGCCGAGAAGTCGCACCCGATGGTGACGCCGCCACGCTTGTCAAACGGATTTGTGCAATGTGAGAATGAGGTGAATTATGGAAGTAGTGATCCACCGAACAAAGTTTTCGATACATCGTTGAATTTGGATGGTACACTCATCGATGGTGATCAAACGATTATCGAAAATTGTTCACGAAGTCAGAACAAATTGACGGAATCGCAGTCACCGGAATCGCAATACGTAACGATAACACCGACGAAATTGTCGAAGCCTCCGCCACTGCCACCCAAACCGAAAAGCCTTATGACCAGTGCTGCGAAAGCAAATCACATATTATCCGCGAAATCGTATCCACGAATTGTTCAAAATAGCGCGTCCCCTCCCACGGAATCACGTGACAACAagcatattttttaa